The Corallococcus soli genome has a window encoding:
- a CDS encoding sensor histidine kinase, which produces MEAVTENVFEELQHYVDFRDEDGAALRALHPIAQAHFERISDVFYRRILEHPEARKALEGGESQVGHLKVTLQDWMGSLLLGPWDRAYFERRCRIGRVHVRISLPQHYMFGAMNLLRQALTDILEESLRGQPDEAARLRRALGKILDLELAIMLHTYREDLLAQAARVERLATFGQLVGSIGHELRNPLGVIETSLFILKGRPAAQEDPRVAKHLERIGEQVGVANHIVTSLLDMIRARPLTHAPVRLTEVWASALAAVAPPEHVRVSARGLDALPPLQGDPVQLLQVFVNLLENAVQALGGAAGEVRLEAGLQESGAREAWLVLEDSGPGLDPAIRARVFEPLMTTRARGLGLGLALVRRILERHGGGIEHAPREEGLGGARFVLRLPLPPEAP; this is translated from the coding sequence ATGGAGGCCGTGACGGAGAACGTCTTCGAGGAGCTTCAGCACTACGTCGACTTCCGCGACGAGGACGGGGCGGCGCTGCGCGCGCTGCACCCCATCGCGCAGGCGCACTTCGAGCGCATCTCGGACGTGTTCTACCGGCGCATCCTTGAACACCCGGAGGCGCGCAAGGCGCTGGAGGGGGGCGAGAGCCAGGTGGGCCACCTCAAGGTGACGCTCCAGGACTGGATGGGTTCGCTCCTGCTGGGGCCCTGGGACAGGGCGTACTTCGAGCGCCGCTGCCGCATCGGCCGGGTGCACGTGCGCATCAGCCTGCCGCAGCACTACATGTTCGGCGCCATGAACCTGCTGCGCCAGGCGCTGACGGACATCCTGGAGGAGTCGCTGCGCGGGCAGCCCGACGAGGCCGCCCGGCTGCGGCGCGCGCTGGGGAAGATCCTCGACCTGGAACTGGCCATCATGCTCCACACCTACCGCGAGGACCTGCTCGCGCAGGCCGCGCGCGTCGAACGCCTCGCGACCTTCGGACAGCTGGTGGGCTCCATTGGCCATGAGCTGCGCAACCCCCTGGGCGTCATCGAAACGTCGCTCTTCATCCTCAAGGGGCGCCCCGCCGCGCAGGAGGACCCGCGCGTGGCCAAGCACCTGGAGCGCATTGGCGAACAGGTGGGCGTGGCGAACCACATCGTCACCAGCCTGCTGGACATGATCCGCGCCCGCCCGCTCACCCACGCGCCGGTGCGGCTTACGGAGGTCTGGGCCTCCGCGCTGGCGGCCGTCGCGCCCCCGGAGCACGTGCGCGTGAGCGCCCGGGGGCTGGACGCGCTGCCCCCGTTGCAGGGCGACCCGGTGCAGCTGCTCCAGGTCTTCGTCAACCTGCTGGAGAACGCCGTGCAGGCCCTGGGCGGCGCCGCTGGCGAGGTGCGGCTGGAGGCGGGGCTTCAGGAGTCCGGCGCGCGGGAGGCGTGGCTCGTGCTGGAGGACAGCGGCCCGGGCCTGGACCCGGCCATCCGGGCGCGCGTCTTCGAGCCCTTGATGACCACCCGGGCGCGGGGCCTGGGGTTGGGGCTCGCGCTCGTGCGGCGCATCCTGGAGCGCCATGGGGGCGGCATCGAACATGCTCCGCGCGAGGAGGGGCTCGGCGGGGCGCGCTTCGTGCTGCGCCTGCCCCTGCCACCGGAGGCTCCCTGA
- a CDS encoding response regulator — MGRFLLVDDNRAFAENLAEILEDAGHVATVAVSGEQALEAVHARRYDVLLTDMRMPGMSGAAVVHHLRRVDPGLAAIVITAHPGEADLAWARDEGVLAVLPKPVPMPALVELLSRARRDGLVVLVEDDPHLLDNLTEVLRSRGFTAVSARSVPEVARLGNVSPFAALVDLRVPGGPDGEALRRVRALFPGLTTFVLTAHPDVLPGDFDGRLVRKPFDTGALLAALEQVHGRRG, encoded by the coding sequence ATGGGCCGCTTCCTCCTGGTGGACGACAACCGGGCCTTCGCGGAGAACCTGGCGGAGATCCTGGAGGACGCGGGCCATGTGGCCACGGTGGCGGTCTCCGGAGAGCAGGCCCTGGAGGCCGTGCACGCGCGGCGCTACGACGTGCTGCTCACCGACATGCGCATGCCCGGGATGAGCGGCGCCGCGGTGGTGCACCACCTGCGGCGGGTGGACCCGGGGCTCGCGGCCATCGTCATCACGGCGCACCCGGGGGAGGCCGATCTGGCGTGGGCGCGCGACGAGGGCGTGCTCGCGGTGCTGCCCAAGCCCGTGCCCATGCCCGCGCTGGTGGAGCTGCTGTCGCGGGCGCGGCGCGACGGGCTGGTGGTGCTGGTGGAGGACGACCCGCACCTGCTGGACAACCTCACGGAGGTGCTGCGCTCCCGGGGCTTCACGGCCGTGTCCGCGCGCTCGGTGCCGGAGGTGGCGCGGCTGGGGAACGTCAGCCCCTTCGCCGCGCTGGTGGACCTGCGCGTGCCGGGCGGCCCCGACGGTGAGGCGCTGCGCCGCGTGCGCGCGCTCTTCCCGGGGCTGACCACCTTCGTGCTCACCGCCCACCCGGACGTGCTGCCCGGGGACTTCGACGGCCGGCTGGTCCGCAAGCCCTTCGACACCGGCGCGCTGCTCGCCGCGCTGGAGCAGGTGCACGGGAGGCGCGGATGA
- a CDS encoding sensor histidine kinase, whose amino-acid sequence MKPARTPEARTAHRPRVLVVDDNAALLDNMAELLGDAGYEVATATSCAGALERARDGFDVALVDVRLPDGEGTSLAPRLKERVPDGEVVLLTGLGMLEAAVAAVHAGACAYLLKPCATPELLLTLEQALRQVRLHREKRELARRAQVTEKLAAVGTLTAGLSHEIRNPLNAAALQLTVLERRVRRLEEGAQGPLLEPLLLVRDEIRRLNHILEDFLQFARPREFQSDAVEVAPLLERVRSLLSGQAEQRGVALEVEPTRVMAVRGDEERLRQVLLNLALNALQAAPPGGRVRFSASPRGDEVALCVDDSGPGIPAAVQARLFEPFFTTKAGGSGLGLSIVHAIVTQHGGTVTVEDGPLGGARLTVQLPVMVGEVPWEDDVAGPPRPGGA is encoded by the coding sequence ATGAAGCCGGCACGGACACCGGAGGCCCGGACCGCGCACCGCCCCCGCGTGCTGGTGGTGGACGACAACGCGGCCCTGCTGGACAACATGGCGGAGCTGCTGGGAGACGCGGGCTACGAGGTCGCGACCGCGACGAGCTGCGCGGGGGCCCTGGAGCGGGCCCGGGACGGCTTCGACGTGGCGCTGGTGGACGTGCGGCTGCCGGACGGGGAGGGGACTTCGCTCGCGCCCCGGCTCAAGGAGCGCGTCCCGGACGGCGAGGTGGTGCTGCTCACCGGCCTGGGCATGCTGGAGGCGGCGGTGGCCGCGGTGCACGCGGGCGCGTGCGCGTACCTGCTCAAGCCCTGCGCCACGCCGGAGCTGCTGCTCACCCTGGAGCAGGCGCTGCGGCAGGTGCGGCTGCACCGCGAGAAGCGGGAGCTGGCCCGTCGCGCGCAGGTGACGGAGAAGCTGGCGGCGGTGGGCACGCTGACGGCGGGCCTGAGCCATGAGATCCGCAACCCGCTCAACGCCGCCGCATTGCAGCTCACCGTGCTGGAGCGGCGGGTGCGCCGGCTGGAGGAGGGCGCCCAGGGGCCGCTGCTGGAGCCGCTGCTGCTCGTGCGCGATGAGATCCGCCGGTTGAACCACATCCTGGAGGACTTCCTCCAGTTCGCCCGTCCCCGGGAGTTCCAGTCGGACGCGGTGGAGGTGGCGCCCCTGCTCGAGCGGGTGCGCAGCCTGTTGTCGGGGCAGGCGGAGCAGCGGGGCGTGGCGCTGGAGGTGGAGCCCACGCGGGTGATGGCGGTGCGGGGGGATGAGGAGCGCTTGCGGCAGGTGCTGCTGAACCTGGCGCTCAACGCACTGCAGGCGGCGCCCCCGGGAGGCCGGGTGCGCTTCAGCGCGAGCCCGCGAGGGGATGAGGTCGCGCTGTGCGTGGACGACAGCGGCCCGGGCATCCCCGCCGCCGTGCAGGCCCGCCTCTTCGAGCCCTTCTTCACCACCAAGGCGGGCGGAAGCGGGCTGGGGCTGTCCATCGTGCACGCCATCGTCACGCAGCATGGGGGCACCGTCACGGTGGAGGACGGCCCGCTGGGCGGCGCGCGCCTGACCGTCCAGCTCCCCGTGATGGTGGGCGAAGTCCCCTGGGAGGATGACGTGGCGGGACCTCCGCGCCCAGGCGGGGCGTAG
- a CDS encoding acyl-CoA desaturase: MPLSVGRVRFDVFKSLWLWAMLLPGLVFGLPAVTPALLAASLGMAFLTLCLGHSVGLHRGVIHRAYEAGPVVRGALLYLFVLTGLGGPLSWARLHAVRDYWQNQEDCPPYFAYRHPVWRDFVWNLHLRFEPADDRALARLPPGLLEDRWLRFLEWTWPLHVLALAAVTFAVGGPGAVAVFVCARTAVGILGHWFVGYAAHVWGEQRHVIPGSTESGTNVWLLGVLSFGEGFHNNHHAFASSARMGMRAEELDLGWLSLRGLEACGLVHSLQAWDRPPVKDRQAHQATPGASG, from the coding sequence GTGCCCCTGTCGGTGGGGCGGGTCCGGTTCGACGTGTTCAAGAGCCTCTGGCTCTGGGCCATGCTGCTCCCTGGCCTCGTCTTCGGCCTCCCCGCCGTGACGCCCGCGCTGCTCGCGGCCTCGCTGGGGATGGCCTTCCTGACGCTGTGCCTGGGCCACTCGGTGGGGCTGCACCGGGGCGTCATCCACCGCGCCTATGAGGCAGGCCCGGTGGTGCGCGGGGCGCTGCTCTACCTCTTCGTGCTGACGGGCCTGGGCGGGCCGCTGTCGTGGGCGCGGCTGCACGCGGTGCGCGACTACTGGCAGAACCAGGAGGACTGCCCGCCGTACTTCGCCTACCGGCACCCGGTGTGGCGCGACTTCGTGTGGAACCTGCACCTGCGCTTCGAGCCGGCGGATGACCGCGCCCTCGCGCGGCTTCCTCCGGGCCTCCTGGAGGACCGGTGGCTGCGGTTCCTGGAGTGGACGTGGCCCCTGCACGTGCTCGCGCTGGCGGCGGTGACGTTCGCGGTGGGCGGGCCGGGCGCGGTGGCGGTCTTCGTCTGTGCCCGGACCGCGGTGGGCATCCTGGGACACTGGTTCGTCGGCTACGCCGCGCATGTCTGGGGTGAGCAGCGGCACGTCATCCCGGGGAGCACGGAGAGCGGCACGAATGTCTGGCTTCTGGGCGTCCTGTCGTTTGGCGAAGGCTTCCACAACAACCACCACGCCTTCGCCAGCTCGGCGCGGATGGGGATGCGGGCGGAGGAGCTGGACCTGGGCTGGCTGAGCCTCCGCGGCCTGGAGGCCTGCGGGCTCGTCCACTCGCTCCAGGCCTGGGACCGCCCCCCCGTGAAGGACCGCCAGGCGCATCAGGCCACCCCGGGAGCCTCCGGATAG
- a CDS encoding DUF6585 family protein, translating to MKRSHSLVFPTSVLYWFFAGLALSYVVLAMLLVPASVHLLPRDMVVGLLQSPMGFFILLFGLPCGIYFIGWRASDLFVWLRAPHSLSLDDEGLRVGALRIAWRNVESVLEVQNHDRVVLRHRDGSYKLRLNLWSDAEALHQDVMERVVPELLERVREEVAAGRAVRFGPLTLEDAGLSHKGRLMRWEEIESLRFQDEFDHGVSTRQLVIVAHGKPRKIDEAKIPNAPVLLAYLSDRLAG from the coding sequence TTGAAACGCTCGCACTCGCTCGTCTTCCCTACGTCCGTGCTCTACTGGTTCTTCGCGGGCCTCGCCCTGAGCTACGTGGTGCTGGCGATGCTGCTCGTCCCCGCGTCGGTGCACCTGCTGCCCCGGGACATGGTGGTCGGCCTGCTCCAGAGCCCCATGGGGTTCTTCATCCTGCTGTTCGGCCTGCCCTGCGGCATCTACTTCATTGGCTGGCGGGCCAGTGACCTTTTCGTCTGGCTGCGCGCGCCGCACTCCCTGTCGCTGGACGACGAGGGCCTGCGCGTGGGCGCCCTGCGGATTGCCTGGCGGAACGTGGAGTCGGTCCTGGAGGTCCAGAACCACGACCGGGTCGTGCTGCGCCACCGGGACGGCAGCTACAAGCTGCGGCTGAACCTGTGGAGCGACGCGGAGGCGCTGCACCAGGACGTGATGGAGCGCGTCGTGCCGGAGCTGCTGGAGCGCGTGCGCGAAGAGGTCGCGGCGGGGCGGGCGGTGCGCTTCGGACCGCTGACCCTGGAGGACGCGGGGCTTTCCCACAAGGGCCGGCTGATGCGCTGGGAGGAGATCGAGAGCCTCCGCTTCCAGGACGAGTTCGACCACGGCGTGTCCACCCGCCAGCTCGTCATCGTCGCGCACGGCAAGCCCCGGAAGATCGACGAAGCGAAGATTCCCAACGCGCCAGTGCTGCTGGCCTACCTGTCAGACCGCCTGGCCGGCTGA
- a CDS encoding hydrolase, producing MATATAAPGKTLLNPSDHTLILIDFQPQMAFATHSIHANQLRTHVSLIAGAARVFNVSTILTTVAEKSFSGPMFSELTEAFPKEVAIDRTSMNTWEDPRIAERVNAIGKSRIVLAGLWTSVCIVGPALSALDQGFEVYVIADACGDVSTEAHERAMARMIQAGARPMTSLQYLLELQRDWARGQTYDAVVDLAKASGGSYGLGLLYAKTMFGGGEGGH from the coding sequence ATGGCCACCGCGACCGCTGCTCCGGGCAAGACGCTCCTCAACCCCAGCGACCACACGCTCATCCTCATCGACTTCCAGCCGCAGATGGCGTTCGCGACGCACTCCATCCACGCGAACCAGCTGCGCACCCACGTCTCGCTCATCGCCGGAGCAGCGCGGGTCTTCAACGTGTCGACCATCCTCACGACGGTCGCGGAGAAGTCCTTCTCCGGTCCGATGTTCTCCGAGCTGACGGAGGCGTTCCCGAAGGAGGTGGCCATCGACCGGACGTCGATGAACACCTGGGAGGACCCCCGCATCGCGGAGCGGGTCAACGCCATCGGCAAGTCGCGCATCGTCCTGGCGGGCCTCTGGACGTCGGTGTGCATCGTCGGTCCCGCGCTGTCGGCGCTGGACCAGGGCTTCGAGGTCTACGTCATCGCGGATGCGTGTGGCGACGTCTCCACGGAGGCGCACGAGCGCGCGATGGCGCGGATGATCCAGGCCGGCGCGCGGCCCATGACGTCGCTCCAGTACCTGCTCGAGCTGCAGCGTGACTGGGCCCGGGGCCAGACGTACGACGCCGTCGTGGACCTCGCGAAGGCGTCCGGCGGTTCCTATGGCCTGGGGCTCCTCTACGCGAAGACCATGTTCGGCGGCGGCGAAGGCGGCCACTGA
- a CDS encoding XapX domain-containing protein, with the protein MKIYLVSMAAGTLMGVLYALFGVRSPAPPLVALAGLLGILVGEQLVPVGRKLLRREPLTAAWLAEECVPKVTGVSPSPPGDAPPPRPNP; encoded by the coding sequence ATGAAGATCTATCTGGTGTCGATGGCCGCGGGGACGCTGATGGGGGTCCTCTACGCCCTGTTCGGAGTCCGCTCCCCGGCGCCGCCCCTGGTCGCGCTGGCGGGGCTGCTGGGAATCCTCGTGGGCGAGCAGCTGGTTCCCGTGGGACGCAAGCTGCTGCGCCGGGAGCCGCTCACGGCGGCCTGGCTCGCCGAGGAGTGCGTTCCGAAGGTCACCGGCGTGTCCCCCTCGCCCCCGGGGGACGCGCCGCCCCCTCGCCCCAACCCCTGA
- a CDS encoding amidohydrolase: protein MSPDLILHHGRFTTLMPGAPEAEAVAITDGRFSAVGTARDLLATRGPDTRVIDVGGRRVIPGLIDSHTHVIRGGLNYNLELRWDGVRSLADAMRMLRQQVALTPAPQWVRVVGGFTELQFVERRLPTLEELNAAAPETPVFILHLYDRALLNGAALRACGYTRDTPNPPGGEIQRDRHGNPTGLLLAKPNAQLLYATLAKGPKLPLEYQENSTRHFMRELNRLGITGVIDAGGGFQNYPDDYAIVQKLADSGELTLRIAYNLFTQNKGAEAADFRAWTKQVRPGQGSEHFRHNGAGEMLVFSAADFEDFREPRPELPVEMEGQLEEVVRVLVENRWPWRLHATYDESISRALDVFERVHRDMPFQGLHWFFDHAETVSERNIDRIAALGGGIAVQHRMAYQGEYFVERYGAKAAAHTPPIARMLAAGVPVGAGTDATRVASYNPWVSLSWLVTGNTVAGMSLYGEDALLDRETALRLWTERNTWFSSESGKKGQLAVGQFADLAVLSADYFSVPADEISRLESVLTMVGGKVVHGTGGFGSFAPPLPPAMPDWSPVRSFGGYAHAPAEARVSHPEAHPAPHACGVHAHGAPAAWRRPVPVAEESTFWGLMGCSCWAF from the coding sequence ATGTCCCCCGACCTCATCCTGCACCACGGTCGCTTCACCACGCTGATGCCCGGCGCACCCGAGGCCGAAGCCGTCGCCATCACGGACGGCCGGTTCTCCGCGGTGGGCACGGCGCGCGACCTGCTCGCGACGCGGGGCCCGGACACCCGGGTGATTGACGTGGGGGGAAGGCGCGTCATCCCCGGCCTCATCGACAGCCACACCCACGTCATCCGGGGCGGGCTCAACTACAACCTCGAGCTGCGCTGGGACGGCGTCCGGTCGCTCGCGGACGCGATGCGGATGCTGCGCCAGCAGGTGGCCCTCACCCCCGCGCCGCAGTGGGTGCGGGTGGTGGGCGGCTTCACCGAGCTCCAGTTCGTCGAGCGGCGCCTGCCGACGCTCGAGGAGCTGAACGCCGCCGCGCCGGAGACGCCGGTCTTCATCCTCCACCTCTATGACCGCGCGCTGCTCAACGGCGCGGCGCTCCGGGCGTGTGGCTACACCCGGGACACGCCGAACCCGCCGGGCGGTGAAATCCAGCGCGACCGGCATGGGAACCCGACGGGGCTGCTGCTCGCGAAGCCCAACGCGCAGCTGCTCTACGCGACCCTGGCCAAGGGGCCGAAGCTGCCCCTGGAGTACCAGGAGAACTCCACCCGCCACTTCATGCGGGAGCTGAACCGCCTGGGCATCACCGGCGTCATCGACGCGGGCGGCGGCTTCCAGAACTACCCCGACGACTACGCCATCGTGCAGAAGCTGGCTGACTCGGGGGAGCTCACGCTGCGCATCGCCTACAACCTGTTCACGCAGAACAAGGGCGCGGAGGCCGCCGACTTCCGCGCGTGGACGAAGCAGGTCCGGCCGGGGCAGGGCAGCGAGCACTTCCGCCACAACGGCGCCGGGGAGATGCTCGTCTTCTCCGCCGCGGACTTCGAGGACTTCCGCGAGCCGCGCCCGGAGCTGCCGGTGGAGATGGAGGGGCAGCTGGAAGAGGTCGTCCGGGTGCTCGTCGAGAACCGCTGGCCGTGGCGCCTGCATGCGACCTACGACGAGAGCATCTCGCGCGCCCTGGACGTCTTCGAGCGCGTCCACCGCGACATGCCCTTCCAGGGCCTGCACTGGTTCTTCGACCACGCGGAGACGGTCTCCGAGCGGAACATCGACCGCATCGCGGCGCTGGGCGGTGGCATCGCGGTGCAGCACCGCATGGCCTACCAGGGCGAATACTTCGTGGAGCGCTACGGCGCGAAGGCCGCGGCCCACACGCCGCCCATCGCGCGCATGCTCGCCGCCGGGGTCCCCGTGGGGGCCGGCACGGACGCCACGCGGGTCGCCTCCTACAACCCGTGGGTGTCGCTGTCGTGGCTCGTCACCGGGAATACGGTGGCGGGGATGTCGCTGTACGGCGAGGACGCGCTGCTGGACCGGGAGACCGCGCTGCGGCTGTGGACCGAGCGCAACACCTGGTTCTCCTCGGAGTCCGGCAAGAAGGGGCAGCTGGCCGTGGGGCAGTTCGCGGACCTGGCCGTGCTGTCGGCGGACTACTTCAGCGTCCCGGCCGACGAAATCTCCCGGCTGGAATCCGTGCTCACGATGGTCGGAGGCAAGGTGGTCCACGGCACCGGAGGCTTCGGGAGCTTCGCGCCCCCGCTGCCCCCGGCGATGCCGGACTGGTCCCCCGTCCGGAGCTTCGGCGGGTACGCGCACGCCCCCGCGGAGGCCCGGGTGTCGCACCCCGAGGCCCACCCCGCGCCGCATGCGTGTGGCGTGCATGCGCATGGCGCGCCCGCGGCCTGGCGGCGGCCGGTGCCCGTCGCGGAGGAGTCGACGTTCTGGGGCCTCATGGGCTGCTCCTGCTGGGCGTTCTGA
- a CDS encoding YoaK family protein, with amino-acid sequence MTPSPSPLSSWVPAALAFIAGYADAVTFVGAGGIFCAHVTGNFVVLAADLARNANADEWLKLSTFPIFVLAVFCATHLHRRRAEGSARLLLLLQAVAFGAAAAVPVFVQGTAAHKVVVVFAVIAMGIQNAMHRVSPSLGPMTTVMTGNVTQWFVEKVIPVAPEHTGRHRSLGFIILAFALGCLGGAFGVQHLGFASFLAPVALALWVRSRL; translated from the coding sequence ATGACTCCCAGCCCCTCCCCCCTGTCCTCCTGGGTTCCCGCGGCGCTCGCGTTCATCGCGGGCTATGCGGACGCCGTCACCTTCGTCGGCGCGGGGGGCATCTTCTGCGCGCACGTCACCGGCAACTTCGTGGTGCTCGCCGCGGACCTCGCGCGCAACGCCAACGCCGACGAATGGCTGAAGCTTTCGACCTTCCCCATCTTCGTCCTGGCCGTCTTCTGCGCCACGCACCTGCACCGTCGTCGGGCGGAGGGGTCCGCGCGCCTGCTCCTGCTCCTCCAGGCGGTGGCCTTCGGGGCGGCGGCGGCCGTGCCGGTGTTCGTGCAGGGCACGGCGGCGCACAAGGTCGTCGTGGTGTTCGCGGTCATCGCCATGGGCATCCAGAACGCGATGCACCGGGTGTCCCCCTCGCTGGGGCCGATGACGACGGTGATGACCGGCAACGTCACGCAGTGGTTCGTGGAGAAGGTCATCCCCGTCGCCCCCGAGCACACCGGCAGGCATCGCTCGCTGGGCTTCATCATCCTGGCGTTCGCGCTGGGGTGCCTGGGCGGCGCGTTCGGCGTCCAGCACCTGGGGTTCGCGTCGTTCCTCGCCCCCGTGGCGCTCGCGCTGTGGGTGCGCAGCCGGCTGTGA
- a CDS encoding LysR family transcriptional regulator, which yields MFDPVTLDQLRAFVTVVEEGSFSAAARKLRRVQSAISTSMANLESQLGVPLWDRSTKVATLTPQGQAVLASTRRVLTEVDGLRRLTTGMTQGLEASVSLCLDAFFPLKALIDLCAAFTREFPAVDLRLDTQVMSAVSQRVLEGTATLGVVSPGGLVRGLEAQALSPIRVLPVVSPRHPLAAHKGRIATRHFADAIQVVLSDCDEAGISDQVGLSPRTWRVGDLYTKHEMLRAGLGWGNLPEHLIRDDLREGTLVAIRPLAWGHHENALNLLAVYRSDTVFGPAHHWLMEQLTLLCAREARRQR from the coding sequence ATGTTCGATCCCGTCACGCTCGACCAGCTCCGCGCCTTCGTGACCGTCGTCGAGGAGGGGAGCTTCTCCGCGGCGGCGCGCAAGCTTCGCCGCGTGCAGTCCGCCATCAGCACGTCCATGGCCAACCTGGAGTCCCAGCTGGGCGTGCCGCTCTGGGATCGCTCAACGAAGGTGGCGACGCTGACGCCCCAGGGCCAGGCGGTGCTCGCGTCCACGCGGCGCGTGCTCACGGAGGTGGATGGCCTGCGGCGGCTCACCACGGGCATGACGCAGGGGCTTGAAGCGTCGGTGTCGCTGTGCCTGGACGCCTTCTTCCCCTTGAAGGCGCTCATCGACCTGTGCGCCGCCTTCACGCGGGAGTTCCCGGCGGTGGACCTGCGCCTCGACACGCAGGTGATGTCCGCCGTCTCCCAGCGCGTGCTCGAAGGCACGGCCACCCTGGGCGTCGTGAGCCCCGGGGGGCTCGTCCGGGGGCTGGAGGCCCAGGCGCTGTCCCCCATCCGGGTGCTTCCGGTGGTGAGCCCCCGCCACCCGCTCGCGGCCCACAAGGGGCGCATCGCGACGCGGCACTTCGCCGACGCCATCCAGGTCGTGCTCTCCGACTGCGACGAGGCCGGCATCTCCGACCAGGTGGGGCTGTCGCCGCGCACCTGGCGCGTGGGCGACCTCTACACCAAGCATGAGATGCTGCGCGCGGGCCTGGGCTGGGGAAACCTGCCGGAGCACCTCATCCGCGACGACCTGCGCGAGGGCACGCTCGTGGCCATCCGCCCGCTGGCCTGGGGCCACCACGAGAACGCGCTCAACCTGCTGGCCGTCTACCGGAGCGACACCGTGTTCGGGCCGGCGCACCACTGGCTGATGGAGCAGCTCACCCTGCTGTGCGCGCGCGAGGCCCGCCGCCAGCGGTAG